A section of the Primulina eburnea isolate SZY01 chromosome 1, ASM2296580v1, whole genome shotgun sequence genome encodes:
- the LOC140842928 gene encoding uncharacterized protein isoform X1, which yields MGITYTFSSNKDQKNVPSQRTESLIEQTRDQQHNIILIGKSTILREKKRTLSWVGRSFARQMSGDYDYSTADYAAAIAAAAFAVQSLDDSRTKDHKGTTYDPDKPLNSLNSKAEVAEIVPEPRKSSLKLSEESPKTGFRDKRIPEKAPPVKKKVSFEDITAKPENPALGRAAERAQSTARSPSFADKNLDMNMIDRKKPETSLPIPDHPPIGSSMTKPVNQNRIKKAIKPGPGNAKADSWEKTEMVSIKERYEKMMANVENWGTEKKAQAKRKIERIEAELDRRRLKAMQRYRDSITRIEGIARGAKAQAEETRRNEEFKAKERANKIRSTGKLPATCLCF from the exons ATGGGAATAACCTATACTTTTTCATCTAACAAAGATCAGAAAAATGTCCCTTCGCAAAGAACGGAGAGTTTGATCGAGCAAACAAG AGATCAGCAGCACAACATCATACTAATTGGGAAATCCACAATCCTTCGAG AGAAGAAAAGAACCCTGAGCTGGGTTGGGAGATCTTTTGCTAGACAAATGAGTGGGGATTACGATTATAGCACCGCTGATTATGCCGCAGCAATTGCAGCAGCAGCTTTTGCTGTTCAATCACTTGATGATTCAAGAACCAAGGACCACAAAGGGACAACATATGACCCTGATAAGCCCTTAAACTCGTTGAATAGCAAAGCAGAAGTTGCAGAAATTGTGCCTGAACCACGCAAAAGTTCACTAAAACTATCTG AGGAAAGTCCAAAGACAGGTTTCAGAGATAAAAGGATACCTGAGAAAGCCCCACCCGTCAAGAAGAAAGTAAGTTTTGAAGATATTACTGCCAAACCTGAAAATCCAGCACTAGGGAGGGCAGCTGAACGTGCCCAGTCCACAGCAAGGTCTCCATCTTTTGCAGATAAAAAtttggatatgaatatgatagACAGGAAAAAGCCTGAGACCTCGTTGCCAATACCTGATCATCCACCAATAGGATCGTCCATGACTAAACCTGTTAATCAGAACAGAATAAAGAAAGCAATAAAACCTGGACCTGGGAATGCTAAGGCAGATTCTTGGGAAAAGACCGAGATGGTTAGCATCAAGGAAAG GTATGAGAAGATGATGGCCAATGTCGAAAACTGGGGGACTGAAAAGAAGGCACAGGCTAAACGCAAAATAGAAAGAATAGAG GCTGAATTGGACAGGAGAAGACTTAAAGCCATGCAAAGATACCGTGATTCAATCACTAGAATCGAAGGGATTGCAAGAGGAGCTAAAGCACAAGCAGAGGAGACTCGCAGAAACGAGGAGTTCAAAGCGAAAGAGAGAGCAAATAAAATAAGATCTACAGGGAAACTTCCAGCTACTTGTTTGTGCTTTTGA
- the LOC140842913 gene encoding LOW QUALITY PROTEIN: beta-glucosidase 6-like (The sequence of the model RefSeq protein was modified relative to this genomic sequence to represent the inferred CDS: inserted 1 base in 1 codon), which produces MRKMATEGILISIFAFNVALGIQTCCGKNISRGSFPKGFVFGTASSAYQYEGAVKEDGRGQTIWDTYAHTFGKVLDYSNADVANDHYHLYREDIQLMKDMGMDAYRFSIAWSRIYPNGTGRLNEAGVYHYNNLINALLENGIEPYVTLYHWDLPQTLEDRYXGWLSPQSIKDFVIYAETCFKEFGDRVKHWITFNEPRTFAVQGYDVGLQAPSRCSILLRSFCRAGNSATEPYIVGHNVLLSHATVVQIYKNKYRPKQRGSIGIALDSFWYEPATNSSEDVEATQRALDFHLGWFIEPIIKGDYPQSMRTRVGSRLPKFSEAESNLLKGSFDFIGINHYTTWYANINNTNLIGVLLNDSLADSGAVTLPFKDGRPIADRAHSIWLYIVPHGIRSLMNYIRQKYRNPLVIITENGMDDGNSPFVSIKYALKDEKRIKYHNDYLTNLLAAIREDGCNVRGYFVWSLLDNWEWGAGFSSRFGLYYVDYHDKQLKRYAKNSVKWFKNLLAS; this is translated from the exons ATGAGGAAGATGGCGACAGAAGGGATATTAATTTCGATATTTGCATTTAATGTGGCTCTTGGGATTCAAACATGCTGTGGAAAGAACATCAGTAGAGGAAGCTTTCCAAAGGGTTTTGTTTTTGGGACAGCATCTTCCGCTTATCAG TATGAAGGAGCAGTCAAAGAAGATGGAAGGGGTCAAACAATCTGGGATACATACGCTCACACTTTTG GAAAAGTTCTTGATTACAGCAATGCTGATGTAGCTAATGATCACTATCACCTCTACCGT GAAGATATACAGCTTATGAAAGATATGGGAATGGATGCTTACAGGTTTTCCATTGCTTGGTCCAGGATTTACCCTA ATGGAACTGGGAGACTAAATGAAGCCGGTGTCTATCATTACAATAATCTCATCAACGCATTACTTGAGAATG GAATCGAACCCTATGTGACACTTTACCATTGGGATCttcctcaaactctagaggacagaT ACGGATGGCTGAGCCCACAAAGCAt AAAAGACTTTGTAATCTATGCCGAAACATGCTTTAAAGAATTTGGCGACAGGGTAAAGCACTGGATCACGTTCAATGAGCCTCGTACATTTGCTGTACAAGGCTACGACGTAGGGCTTCAGGCTCCCAGCCGTTGCTCCATCCTTTTACGATCATTTTGCAGGGCTGGAAACTCAGCAACCGAGCCTTATATAGTCGGTCACAACGTGCTTCTTTCACACGCTACTGTGGTACAAATTTATAAGAACAAATACCGg CCAAAACAACGTGGATCAATCGGGATAGCTTTGGATTCTTTCTGGTATGAACCAGCAACAAACTCATCAGAGGATGTTGAAGCAACACAAAGAGCGCTGGATTTTCACTTGGGATG GTTTATCGAACCAATAATAAAAGGAGATTATCCACAATCAATGAGAACGAGAGTAGGAAGCCGCCTGCCAAAGTTTTCTGAAGCCGAATCCAATCTGTTAAAGGGTTCATTTGATTTCATCGGCATCAATCACTATACCACTTGGTATGCCAACATAAACAACACAAATTTAATCGGGGTTCTTCTGAACGATTCCCTTGCGGACTCTGGTGCTGTCACATTAC CATTTAAAGATGGAAGACCTATAGCTGACAGG GCACATTCTATATGGTTGTACATTGTGCCACACGGGATCAGAAGTTTGATGAATTACATCAGACAAAAATATAGGAACCCTCTTGTTATCATTACTGAGAATG GGATGGATGACGGAAACAGCCCATTCGTGTCCATTAAATATGCGCTCAAAGACGAGAAGCGAATAAAGTATCATAACGACTATTTAACAAACTTGTTAGCAGCTATCAG GGAAGATGGTTGCAACGTGAGAGGCTACTTCGTGTGGTCCTTGTTGGATAACTGGGAATGGGGAGCTGGATTTAGTTCAAGGTTTGGTTTGTACTACGTGGATTACCACGACAAGCAGCTCAAAAGATACGCAAAGAATTCTGTCAAATGGTTCAAGAATTTGTTGGCTTCCTAG
- the LOC140842928 gene encoding uncharacterized protein isoform X2, with the protein MSGDYDYSTADYAAAIAAAAFAVQSLDDSRTKDHKGTTYDPDKPLNSLNSKAEVAEIVPEPRKSSLKLSEESPKTGFRDKRIPEKAPPVKKKVSFEDITAKPENPALGRAAERAQSTARSPSFADKNLDMNMIDRKKPETSLPIPDHPPIGSSMTKPVNQNRIKKAIKPGPGNAKADSWEKTEMVSIKERYEKMMANVENWGTEKKAQAKRKIERIEAELDRRRLKAMQRYRDSITRIEGIARGAKAQAEETRRNEEFKAKERANKIRSTGKLPATCLCF; encoded by the exons ATGAGTGGGGATTACGATTATAGCACCGCTGATTATGCCGCAGCAATTGCAGCAGCAGCTTTTGCTGTTCAATCACTTGATGATTCAAGAACCAAGGACCACAAAGGGACAACATATGACCCTGATAAGCCCTTAAACTCGTTGAATAGCAAAGCAGAAGTTGCAGAAATTGTGCCTGAACCACGCAAAAGTTCACTAAAACTATCTG AGGAAAGTCCAAAGACAGGTTTCAGAGATAAAAGGATACCTGAGAAAGCCCCACCCGTCAAGAAGAAAGTAAGTTTTGAAGATATTACTGCCAAACCTGAAAATCCAGCACTAGGGAGGGCAGCTGAACGTGCCCAGTCCACAGCAAGGTCTCCATCTTTTGCAGATAAAAAtttggatatgaatatgatagACAGGAAAAAGCCTGAGACCTCGTTGCCAATACCTGATCATCCACCAATAGGATCGTCCATGACTAAACCTGTTAATCAGAACAGAATAAAGAAAGCAATAAAACCTGGACCTGGGAATGCTAAGGCAGATTCTTGGGAAAAGACCGAGATGGTTAGCATCAAGGAAAG GTATGAGAAGATGATGGCCAATGTCGAAAACTGGGGGACTGAAAAGAAGGCACAGGCTAAACGCAAAATAGAAAGAATAGAG GCTGAATTGGACAGGAGAAGACTTAAAGCCATGCAAAGATACCGTGATTCAATCACTAGAATCGAAGGGATTGCAAGAGGAGCTAAAGCACAAGCAGAGGAGACTCGCAGAAACGAGGAGTTCAAAGCGAAAGAGAGAGCAAATAAAATAAGATCTACAGGGAAACTTCCAGCTACTTGTTTGTGCTTTTGA
- the LOC140842943 gene encoding uncharacterized protein, which yields MEMEIGSDSAKHMKKEELFKAAESGDSSLFKSLVEEQLHRAMSLRNEDGRSLLHVAVSSSQIDAVEILSDAHASVVNCSDEEGWAPLHSAASSGNLKIVEILLNKGADINLKNDGGRTALHYSASKGHLKIAEILISHGAKLNIKDKVGCTPLHRAASTGNTELCEFLIEEGAEVDDADRAGQTPLMIAAECHNREVALLLIRHGADVDAKDREGYTVLGRASDDLRPILVEAAKAILED from the exons ATGGAAATGGAAATCGGCAGCGATTCAGCCAAGCATATGAAAAAGGAAGAGCTGTTTAAAGCTGCGGAATCTGGCGATTCCTCGCTTTTCAAATCACTGGTTGAAGAACAACTCCATAGAGCCATGTCCCTCCGCAATGAAGACGGACGTTCGCTCCTACATGTGGCCGTTTCAAGCTCGCAAATTGAT GCGGTGGAAATTCTATCAGATGCACATGCATCCGTTGTAAATTGTTCTGATGAAGAAGGCTGGGCTCCTCTGCACTCTGCTGCTAGTAGTGGCAATTTGAAGATTGTAGAAATTTTACTCAACAAAG GAGCTGACATTAATTTGAAAAACGATGGCGGTCGGACTGCTCTTCACTATTCTGCCAGCAAGGGTCACTTGAAAATAGCTGAAATATTGATTTCACATGGTGCAAAACTCAATATAAAGGACAAG GTCGGATGCACCCCTTTGCATCGTGCAGCAAGCACAGGGAACACAGAGTTGTGTGAATTTTTGATTGAGGAAGGAGCAGAAGTTGATGATGCTGATAGAGCAGGTCAAACTCCACTTATGATTGCAGCAGAATGCCATAACAGAGAG GTAGCTCTCCTTCTTATAAGGCATGGAGCAGACGTGGATGCTAAGGATCGAGAAGGGTACACGGTTCTTGGTCGAGCCTCTGATGATCTTCGCCCAATTCTGGTCGAGGCTGCGAAGGCCATTCTGGAAGATTGA
- the LOC140842919 gene encoding uncharacterized protein: MGVKRPFEEEFPELSLKQHKQFDQENKIILCEEDFPSAFTSPNTDSFGEADSGYYKLQHDRRLYDSHTDTAPVDDKELETSAPLSWVTSSSSEEDTGLEDATFGSYFRPYFDFSIPFQFPEQLENPYFSFFNCSPRKETPIGPDRQAEGLPWGVNVTDSLHYFNSGNRTQQKPTGTCTVPIPDDSNFESSLLSSVSKEVSVGPDHQAEVLPWDMNLHKDCLGSDVRQQRLMGTCVTPMPDDSTVNGAKVGQGRTDCCCPDVGSIEMCASTCEGGERNIQRGHW; this comes from the exons ATGGGAGTGAAACGTCCTTTTGAAGAAGAATTTCCGGAGCTTTCTTTGAAGCAACATAAACAATTCGAtcaggaaaataaaataattctttGTGAAGAGGATTTTCCCTCTGCTTTTACTTCTCCGAACACTGACTCTTTCG GTGAAGCTGATAGCGGCTATTATAAGTTACAACATGATAGGAGGCTCTACGATAGCCACACTGATACTGCACCTGTGGATGACAAGGAATTAGAGACAAGTGCTCCGTTATCATGGGTCACCAGCAGCAGTAGCGAGGAAGATACAGGGCTGGAGGATGCCACGTTCGGGTCTTATTTTCGACCATATTTTGACTTCAGCATACCTTTCCAGTTCCCAGAACAGTTGGAGAATCCATACTTTTCGTTTTTCAATTGTTCTCCTAGAAAAGAAACTCCCATTGGACCAGATCGTCAAGCTGAAGGTCTTCCTTGGGGTGTGAATGTTACTGATTCATTACATTACTTCAATTCTGGCAACCGTACGCAGCAAAAACCAACTGGAACATGTACTGTACCAATCCCCGATGattcaaattttgaatcatCTCTACTCAGTTCTGTTAGTAAAGAAGTTTCTGTTGGACCAGATCATCAAGCTGAAGTTCTGCCATGGGACATGAACCTTCATAAAGATTGTTTGGGTTCTGATGTCAGGCAGCAAAGGCTTATGGGAACTTGTGTTACTCCAATGCCTGATGATTCAACTGTAAATGGAGCTAAAGTTGGACAAGGCAGAACAGATTGTTGCTGCCCAGATGTGGGATCCATTGAGATGTGTGCGTCAACATGTGAAGGGGGCGAGAGAAACATTCAGAGAGGTCATTGGTGA